CTGCGCGCGCTCAAGCGTCTGAAGGTCGTCGCCGCATTCCAGGCGGGCCGTAACTCGCCGATGGGCATGGTCCTGGACGCTGTCCCGGTCATCCCACCGGAGCTTCGTCCGATGGTGCAGCTCGACGGTGGCCGTTTCGCGACGTCCGACCTCAACGACCTGTACCGCCGCGTCATCAACCGCAACAACCGCCTCAAGCGTCTGATCGATCTCGGTGCACCCGAGATCATCGTCAACAACGAGAAGCGGATGCTGCAGGAGTCGGTCGACGCCCTGTTCGACAACGGCCGTCGTGGACGTCCGGTCACCGGACCGGGTAACCGTCCGCTGAAGTCGCTCTCCGACTTGCTCAAGGGCAAGCAGGGTCGATTCCGTCAGAACCTCCTCGGCAAGCGCGTCGACTACTCGGGCCGTTCGGTCATCGTCGTCGGCCCGCAGCTCAAGCTGCACCAGTGCGGTCTGCCGAAGCTGATGGCTCTCGAGCTGTTCAAGCCGTTCGTGATGAAGCGTCTGGTGGATCTGAACCACGCGCAGAACATCAAGTCGGCCAAGCGCATGGTCGAGCGTCAGCGTCCGCAGGTGTGGGACGTTCTCGAAGAGGTCATCGCCGAGCACCCCGTGCTGCTGAACCGTGCACCCACCCTGCACCGGTTGGGCATCCAGGCGTTCGAGCCGCAGCTCGTCGAGGGCAAGGCCATCCAGCTGCACCCGCTCGTGTGTGAGGCGTTCAACGCCGACTTCGACGGTGACCAGATGGCTGTCCACCTCCCGCTGTCCGCCGAGGCTCAGGCCGAGGCGCGCGTGCTGATGCTGTCGTCGAACAACATCCTCTCGCCGGCATCGGGCCGTCCGCTCGCCATGCCGCGTCTGGACATGGTGACGGGTCTGTACCACCTGACTCGTCTCGATGCCGGTGCTGTCGGCGAGCGCGCCGACGCCAAGACCGATCACGCCGAGTTCGGGGCGTACTCCTCCCCGGCCGAGGCGCAGATGGCCGTCGACCGTGGATCGCTCACGGTGCAGTCGCAGATTCGGGTTCGTCTCACCACGCAGCGCCCGCCGCGTGAGATCGAGAACGAGCTGTTCCCCGAGGGCTGGAACCGCGGCGAGGCATGGACCGCGGAAACCACTCTGGGACGCGTGCTCTTCAACGAGCTGCTTCCGGCGGACTACCCGTTCGTCAACGAGCAGATGCCGAAGAAGCGTCAGTCGACCATCATCAACGATCTCGCCGAGCGTTACCCGATGATCGTCGTCGCGCAGACCGTCGACAAGCTCAAGGACGCAGGCTTCTACTGGGCCACGCGTTCGGGTGTCACCATCTCGATCTCCGACGTCCTCGTGCCGCCGGAGAAGCCGCAGATCATGGAGACCTTCGAGGCTCAGGCCGATCAGATCGAAAAGAAGTACCAGCGTGGCGCACTCGACAAGGTCGAGCGCAACTCCGCACTGGTCAAGATCTGGCAGGACGCAACCGAGCAGGTCGGTAAGGCCATGGAGGCCCACTTCCCCGACGACAACCCGATCCCGATGATCGTGAAGTCCGGCGCAGCCGGAAACATGACTCAGGTTCGCTCGCTCGCCGGCATGAAGGGCTTGGTGACGAACCCGAAGGGTGAGTTCATCCCGCGTCCGATCAAGTCTTCCTTCAAGGAAGGCCTGACGGTCCTCGAGTACTTCATCAACACGCACGGTGCTCGTAAGGGTCTGGCCGACACGGCGCTTCGTACCGCCGACTCGGGCTACCTGACGCGTCGTCTGGTCGACGTCTCGCAGGATGTCATCGTTCGGGAAACCGACTGTGGCACCGAGCGCGGCATCGTCACGACGATCGCCGAGAAGACCGCCGACGGCAAGATGATCCGCGACGCTCACGTCGAGACCAGCACGTACGCCCGCACCTTGGCGAACGACGCTGTCGACGAGAACGGCACGGTCATCGTCGCTCGCGGACACGATCTCGGTGACCCGGCCATCGACGCACTGCTCGCTGCGGGCATCACGTCGGTCAAGGTTCGCTCGGTGCTCACCTGCACCACCGGAACCGGCGTCTGCGCCACCTGCTACGGCCGTTCGATGGCCACCGGCAAGCTGGTCGACATCGGTGAGGCCGTCGGTATCGTTGCCGCACAGTCCATCGGTGAGCCCGGAACCCAGCTGACCATGCGTACCTTCCACCAGGGTGGTGTCGCCGGAGATGACATCACCGGTGGTCTGCCTCGCGTGCAGGAGCTGTTCGAGGCACGTGTGCCGAAGGGCAAGGCTCCGATCGCGGACGTGTCGGGACGCATTCAGCTCGAGGACGGCGATCGTTTCTACAAGATCACCATCGTCCCGGACGACGGCGGCGAAGAGGTTGTCTACGACAAGCTCTCCAAGCGTCAGCGTCTGCGCGTCTTCAAGCACGACGACGGCACCGAGCGCCTCTTGGCGGACGGTGACCACGTCGAGGTCGGACAGCAGCTCATGGAAGGTGCTGCCGATCCGCACGAGGTTCTGCGCGTGATGGGTCCTCGCCAGGTGCAGATCCACCTCGTCAACGAGGTCCAGGAGGTGTACCGGTCGCAGGGTGTGTCGATTCACGACAAGCACATCGAGACGATCGTGCGCCAGATGCTCCGTCGCGTGACGATCATCGACAGCGGCTCCACCGAATTCCTGCCCGGTTCACTCACCGAGCGCAGCGAATTCGAGTCGAGCAACCGTCGTGTCGTCTCCGAGGGTGGCGAGCCCGCAGCCGGACGTCCGGTCCTGATGGGTATCACCAAGGCGTCGCTGGCCACCGACTCGTGGCTGTCGGCAGCGTCCTTCCAGGAGACCACTCGTGTGCTCACCGATGCGGCGATCAACTGCCGGAGCGACAAGCTCATAGGTCTCAAGGAGAACGTCATCATCGGTAAGCTCATCCCGGCTGGTACCGGCATCAACCGGTACCGGAACATCACGGTGCAGCCGACCGAAGAGGCGCGTGCCGCGGCATACGCGGTGCCGTCGTACGACGATCAGTACTACAGCCCGGACGGCTTCGGCCAGGGAACCGGTGCTGCAGTGCCGCTCGACGACTACGGTTTCTCCAACGAATACCGCTAGAGCGACTTCGTCGCACGTGAACAGAAACTCGTAGCCCACTACGAGTTTCTGCTCACGACGACAAGGCGTGACAAACAGAGCCCCGCATCGACTTCGGTCGGTGCGGGGCTTTGTTGTTGTGACTCTGGGAGCGATGAGTTTTCGATGCGCCTCGAGTCGTTACCGGTATGACCAACCAAACATCCAGCTCTATCGTGAAAATCGGCGTGGCCATGTTCTCCGTGGCCGATCAGGATGCGGCTCTCGATTTCTACTCGCGTGTGCTCGGGTTCGAGGTCCGCGGTGATTCGCGTTTCGGCCCCGAGGGTGAGTACCGGTGGCTGGAGATGGCACCGCCCGGTTCGACCGCGCGGCTCGCCCTCAACCCGCCGATGGGAGGCACGCCCGGCGGTGGGTCCATCGGTGTCGAGACAGCTGATGTCGCGTCCGAGCATGCGCGGCTCAGCGCCCTCGGCGGCGTCGATCTCGACGACTTGATGGAAGAAGTGGACGGCGTTCCGCCGATGTTCGCGCTGCGAGATCCCGACGGCAATTCGGTGTGGGTCGTGCAAGCCTGACGGGTCAGCCGGGCTGTTTCCGATCGACGAACGTGTACAGCTCGGCGATCGTGCCGTCCCTGACGACGGCGAAGTCCTGGCCGGTGACGACGGCCGGGGCGTCGGGTGGTGAGAGTGCCCAGGAGATGCGGGCAACGTCGCCCAGCGCAGCGGGTTCGACGGTGACGGAGAAGGACAGGCCTGCGGAGTCCGCGAGGAGTGCGGTGATCGCGTCGATGACGGCTTCGCGTCCGGTCGCGGTGTTCTCGGCGTCGTAGAACACCGCGTCCGGGTGGTACATGGATTCGATCAGCTCGCGTCGTCGTTCGGCGTCGGTGGCGTTGAACACTTCGACGACGTTGCGACGTACCAACTCGGCATGAGACGTGCGATCCATGGTGTGCCCCTAAGGTTGGTTATCGGGGTCTACTGCGCCTGCACCCCGGATCAA
The nucleotide sequence above comes from Rhodococcoides fascians A25f. Encoded proteins:
- a CDS encoding DNA-directed RNA polymerase subunit beta', with amino-acid sequence MLDVNFFDELRIGLATADDIRQWSYGEVKKPETINYRTLKPEKDGLFCEKIFGPTRDWECYCGKYKRVRFKGIICERCGVEVTRAKVRRERMGHIELAAPVTHIWYFKGVPSRLGYLLDLAPKDLEKIIYFAAYVITTVDDELRHNELSTLEAEMEVEKKAVADQRDADLEARAQKLEADIAELEAEGAKSDVRRKVKDGGEREMRQLRDRAQRELDRLEEIWTTFTKLAPKQLIVDELIYRELIDRYGEYFTGAMGAESIQKLMQTFDIDAEAESLRETIRSGKGQKKLRALKRLKVVAAFQAGRNSPMGMVLDAVPVIPPELRPMVQLDGGRFATSDLNDLYRRVINRNNRLKRLIDLGAPEIIVNNEKRMLQESVDALFDNGRRGRPVTGPGNRPLKSLSDLLKGKQGRFRQNLLGKRVDYSGRSVIVVGPQLKLHQCGLPKLMALELFKPFVMKRLVDLNHAQNIKSAKRMVERQRPQVWDVLEEVIAEHPVLLNRAPTLHRLGIQAFEPQLVEGKAIQLHPLVCEAFNADFDGDQMAVHLPLSAEAQAEARVLMLSSNNILSPASGRPLAMPRLDMVTGLYHLTRLDAGAVGERADAKTDHAEFGAYSSPAEAQMAVDRGSLTVQSQIRVRLTTQRPPREIENELFPEGWNRGEAWTAETTLGRVLFNELLPADYPFVNEQMPKKRQSTIINDLAERYPMIVVAQTVDKLKDAGFYWATRSGVTISISDVLVPPEKPQIMETFEAQADQIEKKYQRGALDKVERNSALVKIWQDATEQVGKAMEAHFPDDNPIPMIVKSGAAGNMTQVRSLAGMKGLVTNPKGEFIPRPIKSSFKEGLTVLEYFINTHGARKGLADTALRTADSGYLTRRLVDVSQDVIVRETDCGTERGIVTTIAEKTADGKMIRDAHVETSTYARTLANDAVDENGTVIVARGHDLGDPAIDALLAAGITSVKVRSVLTCTTGTGVCATCYGRSMATGKLVDIGEAVGIVAAQSIGEPGTQLTMRTFHQGGVAGDDITGGLPRVQELFEARVPKGKAPIADVSGRIQLEDGDRFYKITIVPDDGGEEVVYDKLSKRQRLRVFKHDDGTERLLADGDHVEVGQQLMEGAADPHEVLRVMGPRQVQIHLVNEVQEVYRSQGVSIHDKHIETIVRQMLRRVTIIDSGSTEFLPGSLTERSEFESSNRRVVSEGGEPAAGRPVLMGITKASLATDSWLSAASFQETTRVLTDAAINCRSDKLIGLKENVIIGKLIPAGTGINRYRNITVQPTEEARAAAYAVPSYDDQYYSPDGFGQGTGAAVPLDDYGFSNEYR
- a CDS encoding VOC family protein gives rise to the protein MKIGVAMFSVADQDAALDFYSRVLGFEVRGDSRFGPEGEYRWLEMAPPGSTARLALNPPMGGTPGGGSIGVETADVASEHARLSALGGVDLDDLMEEVDGVPPMFALRDPDGNSVWVVQA
- a CDS encoding nuclear transport factor 2 family protein; amino-acid sequence: MDRTSHAELVRRNVVEVFNATDAERRRELIESMYHPDAVFYDAENTATGREAVIDAITALLADSAGLSFSVTVEPAALGDVARISWALSPPDAPAVVTGQDFAVVRDGTIAELYTFVDRKQPG